From the Streptomyces syringium genome, one window contains:
- a CDS encoding XRE family transcriptional regulator, with protein sequence MNTPATPHKPTCARQIRVRGEAAGQPPQQIAPLIHEHCGVSKLRAQRLARGKTLVQAGTELRDLAQQGVQGPRVEGDQLGSWETDTRTPRLATVDLLCRYDECTAFELGLSASQPPGIIKPTAAPHLPAVLSPAAGHQTPASPGGHLTAPRDPLTEQIEAARRCLDRTLAMTSVSTGQLDLLDERILWLRRAYLYTPPAPMLHMLLRQLDEIRELAAERQPASVQVRLSEMTALLATLVADALMKLGHLASSRAWYDTAQNAADDSGHPDLRARVRAQRAMLPYYYGPLADAVALAREARLLARGRPTATGAFAAAEARALARQGDNAGAETAIHYARQMFEQSEAGPEDDAFAFPARRLLLYLSGAYTALGRSTQARQVQDEALPLYPARTGIDPALLRLEAAICLANDHSPTEACQLAVATYLQVPSAHRTPILEERARHVIAVLPPAIRNGRAAKELTEVLALPAGPR encoded by the coding sequence ATGAACACTCCGGCTACGCCCCACAAGCCCACCTGCGCACGGCAGATCCGCGTGCGCGGGGAGGCCGCCGGCCAGCCACCGCAACAGATCGCGCCCCTCATCCACGAGCACTGCGGGGTGTCGAAGCTGCGCGCCCAGCGCCTCGCCCGCGGGAAGACCCTCGTTCAGGCCGGGACGGAGCTCCGGGACCTTGCGCAGCAGGGCGTCCAGGGCCCCCGCGTGGAAGGGGACCAGCTGGGCTCGTGGGAGACCGACACCCGGACACCCCGCCTGGCCACCGTCGATCTGTTATGCCGGTATGACGAGTGCACTGCCTTCGAGCTGGGACTCTCCGCATCACAGCCACCGGGCATCATCAAGCCCACGGCGGCCCCGCACCTTCCCGCCGTGCTCAGCCCGGCCGCCGGTCACCAGACACCGGCCTCACCCGGCGGGCACCTGACAGCTCCACGAGATCCATTGACCGAGCAAATCGAGGCCGCGCGCCGCTGCCTTGACCGGACCCTGGCCATGACGAGCGTGAGTACCGGCCAGCTCGACCTGCTCGACGAGCGCATCCTGTGGCTCCGCCGCGCATACCTCTACACCCCGCCCGCCCCGATGCTCCACATGCTTCTCCGCCAGCTGGACGAGATCAGGGAGCTGGCTGCCGAACGTCAGCCCGCCTCGGTACAGGTCCGCCTTTCCGAGATGACAGCCCTGCTGGCGACCCTTGTAGCCGACGCCCTCATGAAACTCGGCCACCTCGCCTCCTCGCGCGCCTGGTACGACACCGCACAGAACGCGGCCGATGACAGCGGCCACCCGGACTTGCGGGCCCGGGTCCGGGCCCAGCGGGCGATGCTCCCCTACTACTACGGGCCGCTGGCGGACGCCGTCGCCCTCGCCCGGGAAGCCCGCCTCCTCGCCCGCGGACGCCCCACGGCGACCGGAGCCTTCGCCGCCGCCGAAGCCCGCGCTCTCGCCCGCCAGGGCGACAACGCCGGCGCCGAGACCGCCATCCACTACGCACGCCAGATGTTCGAACAGAGCGAAGCCGGGCCCGAAGACGACGCCTTCGCCTTCCCCGCACGCCGCCTGCTGCTCTACCTCAGCGGCGCCTACACCGCCCTCGGGCGCAGCACCCAGGCCCGCCAGGTACAGGACGAGGCCTTGCCGCTGTACCCCGCCCGCACAGGCATCGACCCCGCACTCCTGCGCCTCGAGGCCGCGATCTGCCTGGCCAACGACCACAGCCCCACCGAGGCGTGCCAGCTCGCCGTCGCAACATACCTTCAGGTCCCCTCAGCGCACCGCACACCCATCCTCGAAGAACGCGCCCGGCACGTGATCGCAGTACTGCCCCCAGCGATACGAAACGGCCGGGCAGCGAAAGAGCTCACCGAGGTCCTGGCCCTGCCCGCCGGGCCCAGGTGA